A genomic region of Anaerobacillus alkaliphilus contains the following coding sequences:
- a CDS encoding STAS domain-containing protein, which produces MKINTKVLNNIVHLTLEGKMYVQESIIVREEVLSQFEKGYKDFYFNMKDLEYIDSSGLGVLVGLHKKAIEQNGKVSIENLQGPVKELFELTRLNLVFDIR; this is translated from the coding sequence GTGAAAATTAATACAAAGGTACTTAATAATATTGTTCACCTTACCTTAGAAGGTAAGATGTATGTTCAAGAATCAATCATCGTTAGAGAAGAAGTACTTAGTCAGTTTGAAAAAGGTTACAAAGATTTTTACTTTAATATGAAAGACCTTGAATATATTGATAGTTCAGGTTTAGGTGTATTGGTCGGTTTGCATAAAAAAGCAATAGAACAAAATGGTAAAGTTTCGATAGAGAACTTACAGGGACCGGTAAAAGAGTTATTTGAACTTACAAGATTAAATCTTGTTTTTGATATTCGCTAA
- a CDS encoding globin-coupled sensor protein has translation MLFKNKAKDTRKLVQSGNASLVLGTDLEVEKQIKMIHLTEEDLEIAKALQPFVEKNLAVLVERFYQNLENQPSLLHIINDHSSITRLKQTLTVHISEMFAGVINSHYFEKRKRIAHVHVKIGLQTKWYMCAFQDLLLSLITIIEESLTDREEIFQSVRSVTKILNLEQQLVLEAYDLETERLKQEVEKEKEMIRESISESSQNLAAVSEETNASFQEIINKSEQITSLANRANKLSTLAEERSQKGKEQINNQDINLTNIQQSVSDITEDVKVLHDISTQMQEIVNIVTGIADQTNLLSLNAAIEAARAGEAGRGFAIVADEVRKLSDDTKKSVSNVANLILNTNTQVDKLKLSLDTIQIEVEQSSISMKETNNYFEEILTTMNQTKKQNYEINQELSKFIRVINELGEAFEEVATSADNLTSITQEMQK, from the coding sequence ATGTTGTTTAAAAATAAGGCTAAGGACACAAGAAAGTTAGTTCAGAGTGGAAATGCTTCGTTGGTTTTAGGAACGGATTTGGAAGTCGAGAAGCAGATTAAGATGATCCATTTAACAGAAGAAGACCTGGAAATTGCAAAGGCCTTACAACCCTTTGTTGAGAAAAATCTCGCTGTATTAGTGGAGAGGTTTTATCAGAACTTAGAAAATCAACCTTCATTGCTACACATTATTAATGATCATAGTTCGATAACTAGATTGAAACAAACGCTTACAGTACATATCAGCGAAATGTTTGCTGGGGTAATTAATAGTCATTATTTTGAAAAGAGAAAACGTATTGCCCATGTACATGTCAAGATCGGTTTACAAACAAAGTGGTACATGTGTGCATTTCAAGATTTACTATTATCGTTAATTACAATTATTGAAGAAAGTTTAACTGATAGAGAAGAAATTTTTCAATCAGTTAGGTCGGTAACAAAGATTTTAAATCTAGAACAACAATTAGTTTTAGAAGCGTATGATCTTGAAACCGAAAGACTTAAACAAGAGGTTGAAAAAGAAAAAGAGATGATTAGAGAGAGTATTAGTGAATCGTCTCAAAATCTTGCAGCTGTTTCTGAAGAGACGAATGCCTCATTTCAGGAAATTATTAATAAGTCAGAACAAATCACTAGTTTGGCTAATAGAGCAAATAAATTATCAACTCTAGCCGAGGAACGTTCCCAAAAAGGTAAAGAGCAAATTAATAATCAAGATATCAATCTAACAAACATTCAACAATCAGTTTCTGATATAACTGAAGATGTAAAGGTCTTGCATGATATTTCGACACAGATGCAAGAAATTGTTAATATTGTTACAGGAATAGCAGACCAAACAAACCTCCTGTCTTTAAACGCAGCTATTGAGGCAGCTAGAGCTGGAGAAGCTGGTCGCGGCTTTGCCATCGTAGCTGATGAGGTAAGAAAGCTGTCAGATGACACAAAAAAATCGGTCAGTAATGTTGCTAATTTGATTTTGAATACGAACACTCAAGTTGATAAGCTAAAACTTTCACTTGATACTATTCAAATAGAGGTAGAGCAAAGTAGCATTAGTATGAAAGAAACCAATAATTACTTTGAAGAAATTTTAACTACTATGAATCAAACGAAAAAGCAAAATTATGAGATTAATCAGGAACTTTCAAAATTCATTAGAGTTATAAACGAGTTGGGAGAAGCCTTTGAAGAGGTGGCAACATCTGCAGATAATCTAACCTCGATCACACAAGAAATGCAGAAATAG
- a CDS encoding methyl-accepting chemotaxis protein, whose product MKISNMKITTKLTALFLLLSLIPMAILSFISITSSTKSLELEKESKLTAIRDIKKNQIEAYFNERFGDINILSRRNTVIDAMIDLEKAFTEFGKDSRDYQVLNSLYHNDFEYFIETYDYYDMFLISNKGDIIYTVTREADFGENVLTGSLSESNIAHAFTEAQKQGQAVLEDYAFYEPSQAYAAFIAAPVNNNGRFIGTVVLQLSDEAIMTKMSERSGMGTTGETYLVGADMTMRSNSIFTEESDIGLTKIDTIATQEALSGITAKNLIKDYRGEYVYSAYAPLSIPGLDWVIIAEIDEAEAKRSINVLIRNLLLLLLATSIVCAMIGIFFARRMSNPIVEASTRVKQIESGILSNNPLKVTSNDEVGQLIVALNGMNAKMHELVRGIRNSAEELSAGSEETSASVEEVTASVEELNKVVQQLAEDASSGKDATLEASQSLIQLSSLIQLAKEKATNGNISSKNTMNSATFGVKKVDETIEKMGEIESKTEETQKLIKELEMYSREIGNITGTITSIAEQTNLLALNASIEAARAGEHGKGFAVVADEVRKLAEQSNRGAAEVSKLTQKIAELSQKSAISMEDSRSIVSEGTNVAKNAGEALDEILDAVNITVKLINEINDITSDEVATSDAIVQLINNLASVVETTASSAEEMMASFEETTAAMQNVSAVSEQTSGMANELTNSVEKFKL is encoded by the coding sequence ATGAAGATTTCCAACATGAAAATTACTACCAAGTTAACAGCCCTTTTCTTATTATTAAGTTTAATCCCTATGGCCATCCTAAGCTTTATTAGTATTACAAGCTCGACAAAATCATTAGAGTTAGAAAAAGAAAGTAAACTTACGGCCATTAGAGATATTAAGAAAAATCAAATTGAGGCTTATTTTAATGAGCGTTTCGGAGATATTAACATACTCTCAAGAAGGAATACAGTTATTGATGCCATGATTGATTTAGAAAAAGCTTTTACTGAATTTGGTAAGGATAGTAGAGACTATCAAGTATTAAACTCACTATATCACAACGATTTTGAATACTTTATAGAGACATATGATTACTACGATATGTTTCTTATAAGTAATAAAGGTGACATTATTTATACTGTGACTAGAGAAGCTGACTTCGGTGAGAATGTTCTAACTGGCTCCCTTAGCGAATCAAATATAGCACATGCATTTACCGAGGCTCAAAAACAAGGACAAGCTGTTTTAGAAGATTATGCGTTTTATGAACCTTCTCAAGCGTATGCAGCATTTATAGCTGCACCGGTAAATAATAATGGTAGATTTATAGGGACAGTGGTTCTCCAACTATCTGATGAGGCGATTATGACCAAAATGTCAGAACGAAGTGGTATGGGAACAACGGGAGAAACATATCTTGTTGGTGCAGACATGACTATGCGTTCAAATTCGATTTTTACCGAAGAGTCAGATATTGGACTAACCAAAATTGATACAATAGCTACCCAAGAAGCTTTATCAGGGATTACAGCCAAAAACCTAATTAAAGATTATCGCGGTGAGTATGTTTACAGCGCATACGCCCCACTTTCCATACCTGGTTTAGATTGGGTGATAATTGCCGAGATTGACGAAGCAGAAGCAAAAAGGTCTATTAACGTCCTTATAAGAAACTTGCTACTATTGTTACTCGCTACTTCAATAGTTTGTGCAATGATTGGTATTTTCTTTGCTCGTAGAATGAGTAACCCGATTGTTGAAGCTAGTACACGTGTGAAGCAAATTGAAAGTGGAATTTTATCTAATAATCCTTTAAAAGTAACAAGTAATGATGAAGTAGGACAGTTAATAGTTGCACTTAACGGAATGAACGCTAAAATGCATGAGCTAGTTAGGGGAATCCGAAATTCCGCAGAGGAGTTAAGTGCAGGTTCTGAAGAAACTTCCGCTTCTGTTGAAGAAGTGACAGCTTCTGTTGAAGAACTAAATAAAGTAGTACAACAATTAGCAGAAGATGCCTCTAGTGGTAAAGACGCTACACTTGAAGCTTCGCAGTCACTTATTCAACTTTCATCTTTAATTCAATTAGCAAAAGAAAAAGCAACAAATGGTAATATTAGTTCAAAGAATACCATGAACTCTGCAACATTTGGTGTTAAAAAGGTTGATGAAACAATCGAAAAAATGGGAGAAATTGAATCAAAAACAGAAGAAACACAAAAGCTAATAAAAGAGTTAGAAATGTATTCCAGAGAAATTGGGAATATTACCGGAACAATAACTTCTATTGCCGAACAAACTAACTTATTGGCCTTAAATGCCTCTATTGAAGCTGCTCGCGCTGGAGAACATGGAAAAGGGTTTGCAGTAGTTGCCGATGAGGTTCGTAAGTTGGCGGAACAATCAAATCGTGGTGCTGCAGAAGTTTCAAAATTAACACAGAAAATAGCAGAACTCTCTCAAAAATCTGCTATTTCTATGGAGGATAGTCGAAGTATTGTCAGTGAAGGGACTAACGTTGCTAAAAATGCTGGAGAGGCACTAGATGAGATCCTTGATGCTGTAAATATTACGGTTAAATTAATCAATGAAATTAATGATATTACGAGCGACGAAGTAGCAACTTCAGATGCAATCGTTCAATTGATTAACAATCTTGCTTCAGTTGTTGAAACTACAGCTTCAAGTGCTGAAGAAATGATGGCTTCATTTGAAGAAACTACCGCTGCCATGCAGAATGTAAGTGCCGTATCCGAACAAACATCTGGAATGGCTAATGAGCTAACAAATTCGGTTGAAAAGTTTAAATTGTAA
- a CDS encoding methyl-accepting chemotaxis protein: MLIKTKIRLLTIISIVGIVISVFAFVVSLNSLEGMNERADRTSLAAKVGTEIIYLFSNARTYELDYIYVNSRGSSSDSAREQIGLVNAKIEELALLTSNPTIQGSTEELLSLSAQYIELYDQMVEINDEIGSPLRGLIYNINSSRQNLHTRYDFLQGLFDNEADKAKFHKDYMDMLAYENEFVMLPYQNYYTKFVRQLDLVQQELNKIEDTTGLKGMFNMTLSTYSNNLEKVAALYFEQQNLNLSFNTIVVDIQGVVTRIDQELTNDFLAIEAEKSSFTKNLYITLAIISSIILLTLVISSFLLNRSIVSSVQRLQAGAKIIGDGNLTHRVDESSKDEMGELAKVFNQMSAKVQSSFSIVDNVSKRLASSSSVLEDISAETLAQTEEVSEAIEQIASGAHGQAQDVDFSAQTITTMLEQVTDANLSAQRINEQVDNSLRTGKDGLKAAQDLGQTSVEFINLAEILVENVEKVTQYSSQIGKIVSVIEQISDSTNLLALNASIEAARAGEHGRGFAVVANEVKVLAEKSKLEAKHIHNVISEMNNQMQQLASGAKSLDEYSEKQNDAVNQTVTSIDAIMKQIELISSFTGQIHGTLATLSNSSQDINDKIQNISAASEEFAATAEEVAASSDDQISTMMKVSESAKELNELAQALTEEMKVFILQASEATDEVEDVEDELTNVTEDIEETESSEDVEKNTKTEQSN; the protein is encoded by the coding sequence TTTTTTCTAATGCTCGTACCTATGAATTGGATTACATTTATGTCAATAGCAGAGGAAGCAGTAGTGACAGTGCACGGGAACAAATTGGGTTGGTAAATGCTAAGATTGAGGAGTTAGCTTTACTTACAAGCAATCCTACTATCCAAGGGTCCACGGAGGAATTATTAAGTCTTTCTGCTCAATATATTGAGTTATATGATCAGATGGTAGAAATTAATGATGAAATAGGTTCACCGCTAAGAGGACTAATTTATAATATAAACTCATCTAGGCAAAATCTTCATACGAGATATGACTTTCTACAAGGATTGTTCGATAATGAAGCAGATAAAGCAAAGTTTCACAAGGATTACATGGATATGTTGGCATATGAGAACGAATTTGTGATGCTCCCATATCAAAATTATTATACAAAATTTGTCCGTCAATTAGATCTGGTTCAACAAGAACTAAATAAGATTGAGGATACAACCGGTTTAAAAGGTATGTTTAATATGACGTTGTCCACATATAGTAACAATCTTGAGAAGGTGGCGGCTTTGTACTTTGAGCAACAGAATTTAAATCTATCCTTTAATACAATCGTTGTAGATATTCAAGGAGTAGTTACAAGAATTGACCAAGAGCTTACAAATGACTTTCTTGCTATCGAAGCTGAGAAAAGTAGTTTTACAAAAAATCTTTATATAACTCTTGCAATTATTAGTAGTATTATTTTACTTACGTTAGTTATTTCTAGCTTCTTATTAAATCGATCAATTGTAAGTTCTGTTCAGCGTCTTCAGGCGGGTGCAAAGATTATCGGCGACGGTAATTTGACTCATCGAGTAGACGAAAGCTCTAAAGATGAAATGGGTGAGCTTGCAAAAGTCTTTAATCAAATGTCAGCAAAGGTTCAAAGCTCGTTTTCTATTGTTGACAATGTATCCAAACGTCTCGCTAGCTCGTCCTCAGTACTAGAGGATATCTCAGCTGAAACACTTGCTCAAACAGAAGAAGTGAGTGAAGCAATTGAACAAATTGCTAGTGGCGCGCATGGTCAAGCGCAGGATGTGGATTTTAGTGCACAAACGATAACAACCATGCTAGAACAAGTAACGGATGCAAATCTTTCAGCACAAAGAATAAATGAACAAGTCGATAATTCTTTACGCACCGGAAAGGATGGTCTAAAGGCTGCACAAGATTTAGGACAAACATCAGTTGAATTTATTAATCTAGCGGAAATTTTAGTAGAAAACGTTGAAAAGGTGACTCAGTATTCAAGTCAAATTGGGAAGATTGTCAGTGTCATTGAACAAATATCCGATAGTACGAATTTACTGGCATTAAACGCTAGCATTGAGGCAGCAAGAGCTGGGGAACATGGAAGAGGATTTGCAGTTGTAGCTAATGAAGTAAAAGTGTTAGCTGAAAAGTCAAAGCTAGAAGCGAAACACATTCATAACGTTATCTCTGAAATGAACAACCAGATGCAACAGTTAGCTAGCGGCGCAAAATCATTAGATGAATACAGTGAAAAACAAAATGATGCAGTTAACCAAACAGTCACATCAATTGATGCCATTATGAAACAGATTGAGTTAATTTCATCATTTACAGGCCAAATTCATGGAACGTTAGCAACGCTTAGTAACTCGTCGCAAGACATTAATGATAAAATTCAGAACATCTCAGCAGCATCCGAAGAATTTGCAGCCACAGCAGAGGAAGTTGCAGCTTCAAGTGATGACCAAATTTCTACGATGATGAAAGTTAGTGAGTCAGCAAAAGAGCTTAACGAATTGGCACAAGCTTTAACCGAAGAAATGAAGGTGTTTATTTTACAGGCCTCTGAAGCTACAGATGAAGTGGAAGATGTAGAGGATGAACTAACGAATGTAACCGAGGATATCGAAGAAACTGAGTCGAGCGAAGATGTGGAAAAGAACACGAAAACTGAACAAAGTAACTAG
- a CDS encoding PAS domain S-box protein, with the protein MSIHTGDLEKNRLEELYSLNILDTEKEIAFDRITKIVSKAFNVPICLISLVEKDRQWFKACVGLEDITETSREVAFCHYVVVEEKPLVVEDATLDHRFAQNPLVTGALHLRFYAGAPLRTKQGNILGTLCLIDTKPRKFSYEQMSLLKEYASLVMSEIELRSMLRNNLILSTAINKTATGVTITDPTLPNNPLIFVNEAFTNITGYSEEDVLGKNCKFLQGSSTDIKTLKEISEAIRNRNSLHVELLNYRKDGSEFWNELKIDPIYDENAKLTHFVGFQTDITSKKNAELEISLRKQRYQALFHSNNDAVYMIDTFGYFIEVNEGCEKLTGYTASEFEKLHFIDLIVDKHKTKTMEQFNRIIHQFDHVQFETQLNHKDGTAKYINIQASPITIEGRVVGLYGISKDVTLIKESEKQLKITAKLFESMKEAILILDEEFNIISTNNSFQALIGITKEKLINQNLFSLLDDQIISPTIKKDILSNIKHGNIPWEGQITVKLHRNELKTLWLSVDTILNNDDGTPSNVVCMLRDISEKEQIQNDVKLAGLMQKNFLPQDLNNEFLSVTSLFKPNQYVSGDFFEYNWIETDNRLVGILYDAMGHGVTTALQTTGLRVLFQDISKRNLPLPEKVKCLNTEILNYLSEETFVAALYFEFNLDNQTLYYVPCGINEFFLERKGEISKYTTPAFVIGMFEDAEFELFSLKLEEEDSLHFITDGIMDVLPRNFSNKDLASKDFFYYIEEVCRSRMLDDDATAIKITVKPQNKRLFNDTVASVNTKDIDQMKQKIAVILQEKYLTEHLFVELAFNEALNNAIRASTSIEVTLFLKSGYLGITITDDGPGFDVRSKLCELMAKKDSMMDELIWSESGRGIYLMHKFMDKIEYNLVGNQVTLLKKFGGTNSEN; encoded by the coding sequence ATGTCTATACATACAGGTGACCTAGAAAAAAATCGCTTAGAAGAACTATATTCTCTAAATATACTTGATACAGAAAAAGAGATTGCTTTTGATCGAATTACAAAGATTGTAAGTAAGGCGTTTAACGTCCCTATATGTTTAATATCACTAGTTGAAAAAGATCGTCAATGGTTTAAAGCATGTGTGGGTTTAGAAGATATAACTGAAACCAGTCGTGAAGTTGCCTTTTGTCACTACGTAGTAGTGGAGGAAAAACCACTTGTTGTTGAAGACGCTACCTTAGACCATAGATTTGCTCAAAATCCGTTAGTAACAGGTGCATTACACTTAAGATTTTATGCAGGCGCGCCACTACGAACTAAACAAGGAAACATTTTAGGAACTCTTTGTCTTATAGATACAAAACCCCGAAAGTTTTCCTATGAGCAAATGAGTCTTTTGAAAGAATACGCTTCTCTTGTTATGTCAGAAATAGAGCTAAGAAGTATGTTAAGAAATAACCTCATACTTTCCACAGCTATCAACAAGACAGCAACAGGAGTAACGATTACAGACCCTACCCTTCCTAATAATCCACTTATTTTTGTAAACGAGGCTTTTACCAACATAACCGGATATTCTGAAGAAGATGTACTAGGAAAGAATTGCAAATTCCTTCAAGGTTCTAGTACGGATATAAAAACACTAAAAGAAATATCTGAAGCAATCAGAAACCGAAATAGCCTACATGTAGAACTACTAAATTATCGAAAAGATGGTAGTGAATTTTGGAATGAACTAAAAATTGATCCTATTTATGATGAAAACGCGAAGCTTACACATTTTGTTGGCTTTCAAACGGACATAACAAGTAAGAAGAACGCAGAGCTAGAAATATCATTAAGAAAACAACGCTACCAAGCATTATTCCACAGTAATAATGATGCTGTTTACATGATTGATACATTTGGATATTTTATTGAAGTAAATGAAGGTTGTGAAAAGCTTACTGGATACACTGCTTCCGAATTTGAGAAACTACATTTCATAGATTTAATTGTTGATAAACACAAAACAAAAACAATGGAACAATTTAACAGGATTATACATCAATTTGATCATGTCCAGTTTGAGACACAACTCAACCATAAGGATGGTACTGCCAAGTATATAAACATACAGGCTAGTCCCATTACTATTGAAGGAAGAGTTGTTGGTCTATATGGGATATCAAAAGACGTTACACTTATTAAAGAAAGCGAGAAGCAATTAAAAATTACAGCAAAACTATTTGAAAGCATGAAAGAGGCTATTCTTATTCTTGATGAAGAATTCAACATAATTTCTACTAATAATTCTTTTCAAGCCTTAATTGGTATTACCAAAGAAAAACTCATTAATCAAAATTTATTTTCCTTGTTAGATGATCAAATCATAAGTCCAACTATTAAAAAAGATATTCTCTCAAATATTAAGCATGGTAACATCCCTTGGGAAGGCCAGATAACCGTAAAATTACACCGTAATGAACTAAAGACTTTGTGGCTAAGTGTTGATACCATTTTAAATAATGATGATGGTACACCTTCCAACGTCGTTTGCATGCTCAGAGACATATCCGAAAAAGAACAAATACAAAATGATGTTAAACTTGCTGGCTTAATGCAAAAAAACTTCTTACCTCAAGATCTTAACAATGAATTTCTTAGTGTAACTTCTTTATTTAAACCAAATCAGTATGTGAGTGGTGATTTCTTTGAATACAATTGGATAGAAACCGATAATAGACTAGTAGGGATTTTATATGACGCTATGGGGCATGGAGTTACTACCGCTCTGCAGACAACAGGACTTAGAGTCTTATTTCAAGATATTTCAAAAAGAAACCTTCCTTTACCGGAAAAAGTTAAATGTCTTAATACTGAAATCCTAAATTATCTTTCCGAAGAAACATTTGTAGCTGCTTTGTACTTTGAGTTTAATCTTGATAATCAAACACTTTACTATGTCCCATGTGGCATTAATGAATTCTTCTTAGAAAGGAAAGGAGAAATTAGTAAATATACCACACCAGCCTTTGTGATAGGCATGTTTGAAGACGCAGAATTTGAATTATTCTCTTTAAAACTTGAGGAAGAAGATAGTCTCCATTTTATTACCGATGGTATTATGGATGTTCTTCCTCGGAATTTTTCTAATAAGGACTTAGCCTCTAAAGATTTCTTCTACTATATTGAGGAAGTCTGCCGTTCAAGAATGTTGGATGACGATGCAACAGCCATAAAGATAACAGTAAAACCACAAAACAAAAGGTTATTCAACGATACAGTGGCAAGTGTTAACACTAAAGATATTGATCAAATGAAACAAAAAATAGCGGTTATTCTCCAAGAGAAATATCTAACAGAGCATCTTTTTGTAGAGCTCGCTTTTAACGAAGCCCTTAATAATGCAATACGTGCTTCAACTAGTATAGAAGTGACTCTCTTCTTAAAAAGTGGTTATCTTGGGATTACAATTACAGATGATGGGCCAGGTTTTGATGTGAGAAGTAAGTTGTGTGAACTAATGGCCAAAAAGGATTCTATGATGGATGAATTAATCTGGTCGGAATCAGGAAGAGGAATTTATTTAATGCATAAGTTTATGGATAAAATTGAATACAATTTAGTGGGAAATCAAGTAACACTATTAAAAAAATTTGGAGGAACAAATAGTGAAAATTAA